The genomic window TTAAGGGTAGATATGATGTAGGTCATGTTGGAATTGAGCTTGTAACAGATTTGGATTCTAAAATACTGGCTCACAAAGCTAGGACTAAAACATTGCCAGCACAAAGGGATAAGCACCTAAGGGCTATAGCTGTTTTGTTAGGAAAAAAACCTCAAGGCTTTACTATTTCTAATTCAAACAGAGATTTGTTTGAGCATATACCTCAAGCACCGTCTGGTCAGTATCCAATTTCTGTGATTGAGCGCAGACCCGATTTGAGAGCTGCACTTTTAAATATAAATGCCAGAGCTTCTCAGGTAGCAAGTGCTAAGGCGGATTTATATCCAAGGGTAAAAATTAATTTTCTAGGACATAACGGTGTGGTAGAAATTAATTCAGATTATTTAGCAAACCCTTCGGCATTTGGTGGACTTTTTAATGTTGGAATTTCTATACCTATATTCACTAACGGTCGCATTCAAAGAAATATTGAAGTCAAGGATGCAAAACTTAAGCAAGCCGTGATTGAATATGATCAGAAAGTTTTGAAATCATTAAGTGAAGTAGATTCTGTGTATCAGGCTCAGTTTGCTATAAATGAACAAAATAATTTACTCAGCTCATCTCTAGTTGTGCAGAATAAGAAAACAAGACAACTTAATCAAATGTATAAGCTGGGTAATAAAACCCTAGATGATGTATTGAAATCTAAAATAGAAGCTAGCGAATTTAAAGATAAGATATTGGAATCCTCGCTTGCTGAAGCAGAAAACCTTATACGTTTATATAAAGCTTTAGGTGGTGGTTGGTAGTTTTTAAAAGTTTTATTATGCTAAAGCATGAGTTTTGTTTTATGAAAGCAACAAAAATATAAAAAATAAAGTTTATTCATTGTATGAGACATAAAAGATTAATATAATAATAGCTTAATCCCAAGATTTCTTGGGTGCTTAGCTCAGTTGGTAGAGCGGCGCCCTTACAAGGCGTAGGTCACAGGTTCGACCCCTGTAGCACCCACCAGGTTCATCTTACTTACCTCCTATAGATGATTTAAAAGCCCATAAATTTATGGGCTTTTTTTGTTTTTTAGGTTTTAATTAGTTGATAATTATTAAATTAGTCATAGCTTTCATAACAAAGCCTCACAAAATAATTATGTGAGGCTTTAAATTTAAAAAATTCTACCTACTTTAAGTTAAAGCTCCACAATATGTTTATGTGGAACTTTAATAATAAATAAATTATCTGTTGGCTTTAGCTCCAATCCGCATTCTTAATGCATTAAGCTTAATAAAACCCTCTGCATCAGCTTGATTATATGCACCACCATCATCATCAAAAGTAGCAATAGTTTTATCAAATAGGCTGTCAGTTGAAGAGTCGCGTGAAACTACAATAACGTTTCCTTTATAAAGTTTGAGTCTTACTGTACCATTAACATTTTGCTGAGTATGATCAATTAATACCTGTAAGGCCTTACGTTCTGGTGACCACCAGTAACCGTTATAAATAAGACTCGCATATCTAGGCATTAAATCATCTTTTAGGTGAGCAACTTCTCGGTCAAGTGTAATTGACTCAATCGCTCTATGTGCTTTTAGAATAATTGTGCCTCCTGGGGTTTCATAGCAACCTCTAGACTTCATGCCTACATATCGGTTTTCAACCAAATCGAGTCTTCCAATTCCGTGTTTTGAACCTAATCTATTTAGTTCGGTGAGAACCTCAGCGGGAGACATACTCTTCGAATTTAAAGCTACTATATCACCAGCTTTAAATTCGATGTCTAGGTATTCGGCTTCGTCTGGTGCTTCTTCAGGGGATACGGTCCAACGCCACATGGAGGCTTCAGCTTCGGCTTCTGGGTTTTCTAGGTGGCGCCCCTCGTAGCTTATATGAAGTAAGTTTGCGTCCATAGAATATGGTGCTCCACCTTGCTTATGCTTCATGTCAATTTCTATACCAGCCTTTTCTGCATATGCAAGTAGTTTCTCTCTAGATAACAAATCCCATTCACGCCATGGTGCAATAACCTTAATGTCGGGATTCAGTGCATAATAGCCTAATTCAAACCTAACCTGATCATTGCCTTTGCCAGTCGCTCCATGAGAAACAGCATCTGCACCAACTTGTTTAGCAATTTCAATTTGTCGTTTGGCAATAAGCGGGCGGGCAATAGATGTACCTAAAAGATATTCACCTTCATAAATAGTATTTGCCCTAAACATAGGAAATACAAAGTCTTTTACAAATTCTTCTTTTAAATCATCTATAAAAATATGCTCAGGCTTAATTCCAAATTTCAATGCTTTAGCCCTGGCTGGCTCAAGCTCTTCGCCTTGACCAATATCAGCAGTAAATGTAATAACTTCACAGTTATATGTATCCTGTAGCCATTTAAGAATTACAGAAGTATCAAGTCCACCTGAATAGGCAAGAACTACTTTTTTGTATTCACTCATTTTTTATTGTTTACCTGTTAATAAAAATTCCATAACCGCTTTTTGAACATGCATACGGTTTTCCGCCTCATCCCAAACAACACTTTGCGGACCGTCAATAACTTCTGCTGTAACTTCTTCACCTCTATGGGCAGGAAGGCAATGCATGAAGATAGCATCCTTAGCAGCAACACTCATCAACTCTTGATTTACCTGCCAATTTGCAAATGCAGATTTACGCTTAGCATTTTCCTCCTCATAGCCCATGCTGGTCCAAACATCAGTAGTTATAAGGTCGGATCCACGGGCTGCTTCAATTGGGTCATCAAAAACTTTAAGATGCTTTTCTGAGACACCAGCAATGCGATCAGCTTTTAGTTGATAATCTTTGGGAGCACTAAAATTCAATGTGAAATCAAGTAGTTCAGCAGCTTGAATCCATGTGTAAGACATATTGTTTTCGTCTCCAATCCAAGTAACAGTCTTACCCTTAATTGGGCCACGATACTCAATATATGTAAGTAAATCGGCTAAGATTTGGCATGGATGGAATTCATTCGTAAGGCCATTGATTACAGGAACTCTAGAATATTCGGCAAATTTTTCTAGCCGAGCTTGTTCAAAAGTTCTAATCATAACTATATCCACCATTCGGGAAACTACTCGAGCTGTATCCTCGATTGGTTCAGAACGACCAAGTTGTGAATCGTTAGAAGTTAGATTAATCACAAACCCACCCATTTGATACATCCCAGCTTCAAAAGAAACTCTAGTCCTAGTGCTAGCTTTCTCAAAAACCATTGCTAAAGTTCTATCTAGTAGAGGTGTGTGGGGTTCGTAGTTTTTGAATTTCTTTTTTAAAAGAATCGCCCTATCTAAAATATAGAGAATTTCTTCTGTAGAAAAGTCTTTAAGCTGAAGAAAGTGCCTTTTGGCAATGGGCTTATTATTTTGAGTCATGATTATTCTTCTGAAACTAATTTTAAATTATAGCTAATGATTTAATTTTATTTAGTATAAGTTAAAATACACGCAACTATATTGTTACTATATTTTCAGATGCAACATTTAATTATTTATGGATTAACAAAGAGTGGTCAAAAGTTCAGACCAAGTGATTGGGCTGAGAGGTTAGCAGGTGTGATGGCACACTTTAAACCTAAAGGTTTTAGAGGAGACCACTTGTGTTATTCTCCATATGTTGTACCAAATATAATTAACGGAAATAAGTGTGTGATAGTAGACACACGACTTGAGAAGCTTGAGCCTAAAGGTTGGAAGTTTGTAAATGATTTTGCAGCAGATAATAACCTTCAGATTGAACTTATGGATAACTCCTGCGATTTAAAAGATAGACCAGAAAAATAACAGAAAAAGCACAACCAAAGGTTGTGCTTTTTTTATGGCATCAAGATCTCAGAAGAGAATAATTAGTTAGTAGCCTTAATAGCCTTAATTGCAGCTGAAAGACGACTTTTGTGACGAGCAGCTTTGTTTTTATGAATGATTTTTTTATCGGCTACACGATCGATTACGCTACTAGCACTATTTAAAGCTTCGTTTGCTTTTTCTTTATCACCAGCTTCGATTGCTTGACGCACGCGTTTGATTGATGTGCGAAGTAATGAACGAAGGCTTGAATTATGTTTATTTAAAGCAATTGCTTGACGTGCACGCTTACGAGCTTGACTTGTATTTGCCATATATTTTATTAAATCCTAGTTTTCTTAAAAAAAGACTTCCATTTTAAAAAGTATTAGGTGCCATTTCAAGTACTTTTGATGCTAAAGCAACAATTAAGCATTGTTTTTATTGAGGTTTTTGATTTTAAATCCACTGGAGTACAAAGCCACAAAATAAACTACAATACTTATTACGATTATGAACAGCAGACTCAAAGCTCTAGCTAAAATGTGTGCGTTTCCTCTTGTATTTAAATTGAAGCCAAAATTATCATGTAACCACGAAGCTAGATAGTAGTTCCAGCTTGAAGTTGAATTCATAGTCCAGTCCACATTGCCACTAGAAAAATAAAGCCATAAGCTAAGCAAAACTACTGCAGGCACAACCCTTATGAAAAATCTAGGCCAGATTCCTTTTTTATGAAGTAGAAGAGGGAATCGACGTCTTAGGCCAATATATAGGAGGGTTGAATTTAAAATCGCACCCATGCCGATAGATAGAGCAAGACCAGCGTGATTAAATATAGGTACTAACAATAAATTAAAAAATTGAGTTACGATAAGTACAGCAATAGCGACTTTTACAGGAGTTTTAATATTTTGCTGTGCGTAATAACCAGGTGCCAAAATCTTAACGCATAGTATACCTAGTAATCCTACAGCATATGCGATTACAGCATACTTAGTCATGCGTACATCATCATGCCCAAAAGCCCCGTAATTAAATAGGGTAGAGATTAAACCGTCGCCTAGCAAAGCCATACCTACAATGCATGGTATACCTAGTAAAAATGTAAGTTTCAGACCCCAATTTAAAAGCCTA from Taylorella equigenitalis ATCC 35865 includes these protein-coding regions:
- a CDS encoding efflux transporter outer membrane subunit, whose amino-acid sequence is MIKHSKQFILLATCLISACSPIKVDIPESKVDLDNLEFEQTKKAKAIVSLDKWWEDWNDPILTTLIEEGLRENFDIAIAKAKLLESRANANLANADMGPTFGLTANGGFHSTSVSNPIEPALSKVGFNVSDDFQTTGLTGFAGAVASWEPDFFGSKLSDAKAAEYGASAQEEGVHGASLLTSSEIALNYLYYRYYQKKIFYAQRTLSYMQEMRRYLKGRYDVGHVGIELVTDLDSKILAHKARTKTLPAQRDKHLRAIAVLLGKKPQGFTISNSNRDLFEHIPQAPSGQYPISVIERRPDLRAALLNINARASQVASAKADLYPRVKINFLGHNGVVEINSDYLANPSAFGGLFNVGISIPIFTNGRIQRNIEVKDAKLKQAVIEYDQKVLKSLSEVDSVYQAQFAINEQNNLLSSSLVVQNKKTRQLNQMYKLGNKTLDDVLKSKIEASEFKDKILESSLAEAENLIRLYKALGGGW
- a CDS encoding argininosuccinate synthase, coding for MSEYKKVVLAYSGGLDTSVILKWLQDTYNCEVITFTADIGQGEELEPARAKALKFGIKPEHIFIDDLKEEFVKDFVFPMFRANTIYEGEYLLGTSIARPLIAKRQIEIAKQVGADAVSHGATGKGNDQVRFELGYYALNPDIKVIAPWREWDLLSREKLLAYAEKAGIEIDMKHKQGGAPYSMDANLLHISYEGRHLENPEAEAEASMWRWTVSPEEAPDEAEYLDIEFKAGDIVALNSKSMSPAEVLTELNRLGSKHGIGRLDLVENRYVGMKSRGCYETPGGTIILKAHRAIESITLDREVAHLKDDLMPRYASLIYNGYWWSPERKALQVLIDHTQQNVNGTVRLKLYKGNVIVVSRDSSTDSLFDKTIATFDDDGGAYNQADAEGFIKLNALRMRIGAKANR
- the argF gene encoding ornithine carbamoyltransferase is translated as MTQNNKPIAKRHFLQLKDFSTEEILYILDRAILLKKKFKNYEPHTPLLDRTLAMVFEKASTRTRVSFEAGMYQMGGFVINLTSNDSQLGRSEPIEDTARVVSRMVDIVMIRTFEQARLEKFAEYSRVPVINGLTNEFHPCQILADLLTYIEYRGPIKGKTVTWIGDENNMSYTWIQAAELLDFTLNFSAPKDYQLKADRIAGVSEKHLKVFDDPIEAARGSDLITTDVWTSMGYEEENAKRKSAFANWQVNQELMSVAAKDAIFMHCLPAHRGEEVTAEVIDGPQSVVWDEAENRMHVQKAVMEFLLTGKQ
- a CDS encoding DUF3579 domain-containing protein is translated as MQHLIIYGLTKSGQKFRPSDWAERLAGVMAHFKPKGFRGDHLCYSPYVVPNIINGNKCVIVDTRLEKLEPKGWKFVNDFAADNNLQIELMDNSCDLKDRPEK
- the rpsT gene encoding 30S ribosomal protein S20 encodes the protein MANTSQARKRARQAIALNKHNSSLRSLLRTSIKRVRQAIEAGDKEKANEALNSASSVIDRVADKKIIHKNKAARHKSRLSAAIKAIKATN